The Kutzneria kofuensis genome has a window encoding:
- a CDS encoding nuclear transport factor 2 family protein, whose protein sequence is MSCVLETCVRMAWHADHREWAALETVFAPTVRMDYTSLYGGSPQEMTAAELVAGWRDGLSRFRLTQHLTANYLVQERTATAATVVAAVQSTHEAPNDRGAPVWRIGGDFRFELTAEDGDWRIRAITFDLAWAEGNRALLG, encoded by the coding sequence GTGTCCTGCGTCCTGGAGACCTGCGTCCGGATGGCCTGGCACGCCGATCATCGTGAGTGGGCGGCCCTGGAGACCGTCTTCGCGCCGACCGTGCGCATGGACTACACGAGCCTCTACGGCGGCAGCCCGCAGGAGATGACCGCCGCCGAGCTCGTGGCCGGCTGGCGCGACGGGCTCAGCCGGTTCCGGCTGACCCAGCATCTCACCGCCAACTACCTCGTCCAGGAGCGGACCGCGACGGCGGCCACGGTCGTGGCGGCCGTGCAGTCCACCCACGAGGCGCCGAACGACCGGGGCGCCCCGGTCTGGCGGATAGGCGGCGACTTCCGGTTCGAGCTGACCGCCGAGGACGGCGACTGGCGCATCCGCGCGATCACCTTCGACCTGGCCTGGGCCGAGGGCAACCGTGCCCTGCTGGGCTGA
- a CDS encoding nuclear transport factor 2 family protein produces MSTAEQTATTEIVARQWFERLTSGDGEGALALMADDVEFVNYIPVPGYNTDMNWIGTWRGVDQVRESFRLFLDTVDVKREEVLRVIAQGEHAAGVIHEISTVKATGQDFEIEFVQWLTVRDGRIVRWMSYTDPSEILRAIRGEAG; encoded by the coding sequence ATGTCCACGGCAGAGCAGACTGCCACGACCGAGATCGTGGCCCGACAGTGGTTCGAGCGGCTGACCTCCGGCGACGGCGAGGGCGCGCTGGCGCTGATGGCCGACGACGTCGAGTTCGTCAACTACATCCCGGTGCCCGGCTACAACACCGACATGAACTGGATCGGCACGTGGCGTGGCGTCGACCAGGTGCGCGAGTCGTTCCGGCTCTTCCTCGACACGGTCGACGTCAAGCGGGAGGAAGTGCTGCGGGTCATCGCCCAGGGTGAGCACGCCGCCGGCGTGATCCACGAGATCTCCACCGTGAAGGCGACCGGCCAGGACTTCGAGATCGAGTTCGTGCAGTGGCTGACCGTCCGGGACGGCCGGATCGTGCGCTGGATGTCCTACACCGATCCGTCCGAGATCCTGCGGGCCATCCGCGGCGAGGCCGGGTAG
- a CDS encoding nuclear transport factor 2 family protein, translating to MSNSETDRAAIVETCTRMAWLADQRRWEELVEQFTDDVAVDYTSLNGGAPVRVRGRDLVAGWRAGLSGFDATQHLVSNHLVAIDGDTAVVTAAFQATHVLPNQRGGPIWRIGGDYRYELVRADGWRISAVTMTMTWSEGNFDLLALAASAGESDAGAVR from the coding sequence ATGTCGAATTCCGAGACCGACCGCGCGGCGATCGTCGAAACGTGCACCCGAATGGCCTGGCTGGCCGACCAGCGCAGGTGGGAAGAACTGGTCGAGCAATTCACGGACGACGTCGCGGTCGACTACACCAGCCTCAACGGCGGGGCCCCGGTCCGCGTCCGCGGGCGCGACCTGGTCGCCGGATGGCGCGCCGGCCTGTCCGGCTTCGACGCCACCCAGCACCTGGTCAGCAACCACCTCGTCGCCATCGACGGCGACACCGCCGTGGTCACCGCCGCGTTCCAGGCCACCCACGTGCTGCCCAACCAGCGGGGCGGTCCGATCTGGCGGATCGGCGGAGACTATCGATACGAACTGGTGCGGGCCGACGGCTGGCGGATCAGCGCGGTCACCATGACGATGACCTGGTCGGAGGGCAATTTCGACCTGCTCGCACTGGCCGCGTCGGCCGGCGAGTCCGATGCCGGGGCGGTCCGGTGA
- a CDS encoding MFS transporter — MTSHSGGDARISEHASAVAKSRGPVLLLILGAQFVVMVDASIVNVALARVQSSLGFSPAGVQAVVTAYATAFGGALILGGRIGDLVSHRRMFLIGMAGFVLTSAACGLAQDPTQLVIARAAQGLTAALLAPAALALLTTRFAEGPARNRALSQFAAISVLGFVGGLVLGGVLVDAFGWRAVFAINVPVGVTAVIAGIRALPPAARVPTRVDVLGAVLVTGAVALIVYAPSRGSESGFASPGFILPLAAGVVALALFVFWERRAKVPLVRLGMLRSRQLRTANLVMLTSGAMNGVGFLLSALYLQNGLGFSPALAGLGIAPMGLVGIVVGMLGSRVLGRLGVRITTTLATGLSAVAVALLALSMAPGGHYPLLLVGLIVMGLGFPLMSASSRVAASMGVADEEQGLAGGLGQTSFQVGTALGVAVLLTLAVDHSAGLGIPGPAATVAGYRLALLMMAAFGAAVAVLAGVGLRPTTREET, encoded by the coding sequence ATGACCTCGCATTCGGGCGGGGACGCCCGCATTTCCGAGCATGCCTCGGCCGTCGCGAAATCCCGCGGCCCGGTCCTGCTCCTCATCCTCGGCGCGCAGTTCGTGGTGATGGTCGACGCCTCCATCGTGAATGTGGCGTTGGCCCGCGTGCAGTCCTCGCTCGGCTTCTCCCCCGCCGGGGTGCAGGCCGTCGTCACCGCCTACGCCACCGCCTTCGGCGGCGCGCTGATCCTGGGCGGGCGGATCGGCGATCTGGTGTCGCACCGCCGGATGTTCCTGATCGGCATGGCCGGGTTCGTCCTCACCTCCGCAGCCTGCGGGCTGGCCCAGGACCCGACGCAACTGGTGATCGCCCGCGCGGCGCAGGGACTGACCGCCGCGCTGCTGGCCCCGGCCGCGCTGGCGCTGCTGACGACGCGTTTCGCCGAGGGGCCGGCGCGCAACCGGGCGCTGAGCCAGTTCGCCGCGATCTCCGTGCTCGGCTTCGTCGGTGGCCTCGTCCTCGGCGGCGTCCTCGTCGACGCGTTCGGCTGGCGGGCGGTGTTCGCCATCAACGTGCCCGTCGGCGTGACCGCCGTCATCGCGGGAATTCGGGCGCTGCCACCAGCGGCGCGCGTCCCGACCCGGGTGGACGTGCTCGGCGCCGTGCTGGTGACGGGCGCGGTGGCCCTGATCGTCTACGCCCCGTCCCGAGGCTCCGAGAGCGGCTTCGCCTCACCGGGCTTCATCCTGCCGCTCGCGGCCGGCGTGGTGGCGTTGGCGCTGTTCGTGTTCTGGGAACGCCGCGCGAAGGTTCCCTTGGTACGCCTGGGAATGCTACGGTCACGACAGCTGCGCACAGCCAACCTGGTCATGCTGACCTCGGGGGCGATGAACGGCGTGGGGTTCCTGCTCAGCGCGCTGTACCTGCAGAACGGACTCGGCTTCTCCCCCGCGCTGGCCGGCCTGGGCATCGCGCCGATGGGTCTGGTCGGGATCGTGGTGGGCATGCTGGGCAGCCGAGTCCTCGGCCGGCTGGGCGTGCGGATCACGACCACGCTGGCCACCGGATTGTCCGCCGTGGCGGTGGCGCTGCTCGCGCTGAGCATGGCCCCAGGCGGGCACTATCCGTTGCTGCTGGTCGGGCTGATCGTGATGGGGCTGGGATTTCCCTTGATGTCGGCCAGTTCCCGGGTCGCGGCCAGCATGGGCGTCGCCGATGAGGAACAGGGACTGGCCGGCGGGCTGGGACAGACCTCGTTCCAGGTCGGCACGGCGCTCGGGGTGGCCGTCCTGCTCACCCTCGCCGTCGACCACAGCGCCGGGCTCGGGATTCCCGGACCGGCCGCGACCGTGGCCGGCTATCGGCTGGCCCTGCTGATGATGGCGGCGTTCGGCGCGGCGGTCGCCGTGCTCGCGGGCGTCGGACTGCGCCCGACAACCAGGGAGGAGACATGA
- a CDS encoding pyridoxamine 5'-phosphate oxidase family protein — MELPEEVTDVFERTLSCEMTTLSRTGPVTWPMVAMWKPEDSEFVLVTGVALPRKLHNLHRDNRIGLLFSDFTGSGLVNPPQVLVQGRATVPDELLTIEGLEDFWDFIFRRRPSFADEYALDTEQQQQLHPGLVWRIRVTVTPERVWAFRRDGAGTQNLERVA; from the coding sequence ATGGAACTGCCCGAGGAAGTCACCGACGTATTCGAGCGCACCCTGTCCTGTGAGATGACCACCCTGTCCCGGACCGGCCCGGTCACCTGGCCCATGGTGGCCATGTGGAAGCCCGAGGACTCGGAGTTCGTCCTCGTCACCGGGGTCGCCCTGCCGCGCAAGCTGCACAACCTGCACCGGGACAACCGGATCGGCCTGCTGTTCTCCGACTTCACCGGCAGCGGGCTGGTGAACCCGCCGCAGGTGCTCGTGCAGGGCCGCGCGACCGTGCCCGACGAGTTGCTCACCATCGAGGGGCTGGAGGACTTCTGGGACTTCATCTTCCGCCGCCGCCCCAGTTTCGCCGACGAGTACGCCCTCGACACCGAACAACAGCAGCAGCTGCATCCCGGGCTGGTGTGGCGCATCCGCGTGACCGTGACACCCGAGCGGGTGTGGGCCTTCCGCCGTGACGGCGCCGGAACACAGAACCTGGAGCGTGTGGCATGA
- a CDS encoding nuclear transport factor 2 family protein — MTTVDDRTAVIEACTRFGWYMDIRDWDRLTGVFDDEVEWGAEGASEKQPAAALVDSFVKVFDGVDSTQHQITDHLVDVEGDTAVCTTQYRVYHIRTGILGDPVLMNAGRFRFELARRDGTWRVRAVIMTPTWSSGSMAVLGAPARHE; from the coding sequence GTGACCACTGTGGATGATCGCACCGCCGTCATCGAGGCGTGCACGCGTTTCGGCTGGTACATGGACATCCGCGACTGGGACCGGCTCACCGGCGTCTTCGACGACGAGGTCGAGTGGGGCGCCGAGGGCGCGAGCGAGAAGCAACCGGCCGCGGCCCTCGTCGACTCCTTCGTGAAGGTCTTCGACGGCGTGGACAGCACCCAGCACCAGATCACCGACCACCTGGTGGACGTAGAGGGGGACACCGCCGTGTGCACCACCCAGTACCGCGTCTACCACATCCGGACCGGCATCCTCGGCGATCCGGTGCTGATGAACGCCGGCCGCTTCCGGTTCGAGCTGGCCCGGCGGGACGGGACGTGGCGAGTGCGGGCGGTGATCATGACGCCGACGTGGAGCTCCGGCAGTATGGCTGTGCTGGGCGCGCCCGCGCGCCACGAGTAG